A portion of the Nitrospirota bacterium genome contains these proteins:
- a CDS encoding class I SAM-dependent methyltransferase, whose amino-acid sequence MKTQHVPITAEPGEYDRKKAHYQADKVAKDYDAFRWSSASRRWSNKRKLLAISKAIDLAASMGNAIHSAIDIPCGTGRIMPFLLSKNIKLTGSDISHEMMQVAQGKVRDSSLSNGFVRCDAEKLPFADGSFDSIFSIRFLFHLPTDVRRRALREMARISRRWVIVDYRHKYTMKYRLKHLKGKLGLSTKQYNRVSVEDISKDFNEAGLKLIKIFPTYPIFSDKWVILARKIQ is encoded by the coding sequence ATGAAAACACAACACGTACCAATTACAGCAGAACCCGGAGAATATGACAGGAAGAAGGCACATTATCAGGCGGATAAGGTGGCGAAGGATTATGATGCATTCAGATGGTCCAGTGCAAGCAGGCGATGGAGTAATAAGAGGAAGCTCCTCGCTATCAGCAAGGCAATAGACCTTGCCGCTTCAATGGGTAATGCCATACACAGTGCTATTGATATCCCATGCGGTACCGGCCGGATAATGCCTTTTCTGCTTTCAAAGAATATAAAGCTAACCGGGTCGGATATATCTCATGAGATGATGCAGGTTGCACAGGGAAAGGTGCGTGATAGCTCACTCTCAAACGGCTTTGTCAGATGTGATGCTGAGAAACTCCCTTTTGCTGACGGGTCATTTGACAGCATATTCAGCATTAGGTTCTTATTCCATCTCCCGACGGATGTCCGCAGAAGGGCATTGAGGGAAATGGCCAGGATCAGCCGCCGGTGGGTTATAGTTGACTATCGTCATAAATACACAATGAAGTACAGGCTAAAACATCTAAAAGGAAAACTTGGTTTATCAACAAAGCAATATAACCGTGTATCCGTTGAAGATATATCCAAAGATTTCAATGAGGCAGGCCTCAAACTTATAAAAATATTTCCTACCTATCCCATCTTTTCTGATAAATGGGTCATCCTTGCCCGGAAAATCCAATGA
- a CDS encoding glycosyltransferase family 4 protein: MKIAIVRKKYNPFGGAERYLNFLANHLIKQGHEVHIFANKWPRSPQSDSTGVIFHKVPMIGGLSILKIWSFALTIWFMIRKEHFDIIFSNERIFFQDVYRAADGCHKGWLSIRIKQLHFWRKLSILINPLHWSVLFIDRLIFEKRRFKKVIALSFQSKKEIMELYNVPEDMIHVIYNGVDLEKFHPRYRTGRESLRQELGVEKKQFVLLYVGTGFERKGLRYLIESSALLKKHSFRLWVIGRGNTDMYKKLARKLGVEDSITFLGPIGNVEKYYGAADILVFPTLYEPFGNVHLEALASGLPVITSSLSGGSEIITSGMDGYVIKDPTNPAEIAEKILLGFKRMREFDMGIEARKKAEKFTFERTIQEYVNVFKSVNIQEPL; encoded by the coding sequence ATGAAGATTGCTATCGTAAGGAAAAAATATAACCCGTTCGGCGGGGCTGAGCGTTATCTCAATTTCTTAGCAAATCACCTTATCAAACAAGGGCACGAGGTACATATATTTGCAAACAAATGGCCCCGGTCCCCACAATCCGATTCAACCGGAGTAATCTTTCATAAAGTACCTATGATAGGCGGTCTTTCTATCCTGAAGATATGGAGTTTTGCACTGACAATATGGTTTATGATTCGTAAGGAGCATTTTGATATTATTTTCAGCAATGAACGGATCTTTTTTCAGGATGTGTATAGGGCAGCAGACGGCTGTCATAAAGGATGGCTGTCAATAAGAATAAAACAATTACACTTTTGGAGAAAGTTATCTATCCTTATTAATCCGCTTCATTGGTCAGTCTTATTCATAGACAGGCTAATCTTTGAAAAAAGAAGATTTAAGAAGGTTATTGCATTATCTTTCCAAAGTAAAAAAGAAATTATGGAGCTTTACAATGTCCCTGAAGATATGATTCATGTTATCTACAACGGGGTAGACTTAGAAAAGTTTCATCCGAGGTATCGAACAGGCAGGGAATCATTACGGCAGGAATTAGGAGTAGAAAAAAAACAGTTCGTTCTTCTTTATGTCGGTACCGGATTTGAAAGAAAAGGGTTAAGGTATCTAATCGAATCATCTGCATTATTGAAAAAACATTCTTTTCGCCTTTGGGTTATCGGGCGGGGTAATACCGATATGTATAAAAAATTAGCAAGGAAACTTGGGGTTGAAGACTCTATAACTTTCCTTGGACCTATCGGTAATGTAGAAAAATACTACGGGGCAGCAGACATCTTAGTTTTCCCTACCTTATATGAACCTTTCGGAAATGTTCATCTTGAGGCTTTGGCAAGCGGTTTGCCTGTTATAACCAGTTCCTTGAGCGGCGGGTCGGAGATTATAACATCAGGCATGGATGGATATGTTATAAAAGATCCGACAAATCCTGCAGAGATTGCTGAGAAAATATTACTAGGATTTAAACGAATGAGAGAATTTGATATGGGTATCGAGGCAAGGAAAAAAGCTGAAAAGTTTACATTTGAACGAACTATTCAGGAGTATGTAAATGTTTTCAAGAGCGTCAATATCCAAGAACCTCTTTAA
- a CDS encoding glycosyltransferase: MPVKILILDNAILWGGGTNSMLELLKRIDKGKYHITALFYNNYKNGSSSDIKTEIEKLKIDAIFFKKTKITAYLKLLHKTGKAALFFNKKLKARFNFFMNYNFCIKPDAQRIADKLKKINIKLLYLNNYPSANLEGILAAEIAGIPVIQHSRIKSDINAFEAGVVNNIVSRIICVSSGVMEDVINQGISRDKCVVVHNGIASDFHPSRSKNDLKKELMIKNNTIIIGTVCSLIKRKRVSDLLYALNEIDKTSKTIVDYKCILVGDGAERKNLEKLVHKLNLKDRVIFTGFNPDAISYTNIMDIFVLTSEREGLPRAILEAMLMAKPVVAYDVIGPSELVLNEQTGYLVPFKNIKILSNTIQRLLVSKPLRDQLGENGKRRVIEQFSIENYVAGVGKVIKEVLGY; this comes from the coding sequence ATGCCGGTCAAAATCCTTATTCTGGATAATGCTATATTATGGGGTGGAGGCACAAACAGCATGTTAGAACTCCTCAAGAGGATTGATAAGGGGAAATACCATATAACAGCATTATTTTATAATAATTATAAAAATGGTTCATCATCTGACATTAAGACCGAGATAGAAAAACTGAAGATTGATGCCATTTTTTTTAAAAAGACAAAAATAACAGCATACCTAAAATTACTTCATAAGACAGGAAAGGCTGCCTTATTTTTTAATAAAAAGTTAAAGGCACGTTTTAACTTTTTCATGAACTACAATTTTTGCATTAAACCTGATGCTCAACGAATTGCAGATAAATTAAAAAAAATAAATATCAAATTACTGTACCTGAACAATTATCCATCCGCTAACCTTGAAGGCATATTAGCTGCAGAAATAGCAGGTATACCGGTAATACAACACAGCCGTATAAAATCGGATATAAATGCGTTTGAAGCCGGCGTAGTAAATAATATCGTCTCCAGAATAATATGTGTCTCATCCGGTGTAATGGAAGATGTAATAAACCAAGGAATATCCCGTGATAAGTGCGTTGTAGTGCATAATGGGATAGCCTCTGATTTTCATCCGTCACGAAGTAAGAATGACCTTAAAAAAGAACTGATGATAAAAAACAATACAATAATCATTGGAACTGTCTGCTCATTAATAAAGAGAAAAAGGGTCAGCGACCTATTATACGCTTTAAATGAGATTGATAAAACTTCAAAAACTATTGTTGATTACAAGTGCATACTTGTAGGAGACGGGGCTGAAAGAAAGAATCTTGAGAAATTGGTTCATAAGTTGAATCTCAAAGACAGGGTTATATTCACAGGATTTAATCCGGATGCGATTTCATACACCAATATAATGGACATCTTTGTCCTAACCTCAGAAAGAGAGGGTCTTCCGCGGGCAATACTTGAAGCCATGCTTATGGCAAAACCTGTTGTTGCTTATGATGTAATAGGACCATCAGAGCTTGTATTAAATGAACAAACAGGATACTTAGTGCCCTTTAAAAATATTAAAATTTTATCGAATACTATTCAAAGGCTTCTTGTCTCAAAGCCGCTTAGAGATCAGCTTGGTGAGAATGGAAAAAGAAGGGTCATTGAACAATTCTCTATAGAGAACTATGTTGCCGGTGTCGGTAAAGTAATTAAAGAGGTTCTTGGATATTGA